In Herbaspirillum sp. RTI4, one genomic interval encodes:
- a CDS encoding GIY-YIG nuclease family protein: MAEMNDDELLDALGVEVAPLKASSRTPREERIIAGFEDILRFHKAHGRAPLHGEGRDIFERLYAVRLDQLRKLPEAQTVLASLDSPGLLAGAIAALANVDDLDEDALLAELGIGDEPDDQNDITVLRHVRSSVEKRAAEEIADRTPCADFDKYQPLFEQVERELKSGVRITRRFGRDTSIADGNYFIVGGQLAYVAETGETIKAPNGESDARLRVIYANGTESNLLRRSLQRALYKDDTGRRLTDPDMGPLFGDAPEPDDIETGTIYVLRSLSSHPFIAEHRDLIHKIGVTGGKVETRIASAEKDATYLLADVEVVATYKLHNLNRTRLENIFHRLFGAAQIDLTIEDRFGHPVKPREWFLVPLHVIDEAVQRIRDGSITDVIYDPKTAQLVGQA; encoded by the coding sequence ATGGCTGAGATGAACGATGACGAACTACTGGATGCGCTGGGCGTAGAAGTTGCTCCGCTGAAGGCTTCGAGCCGAACCCCGCGAGAGGAACGCATCATCGCCGGCTTTGAAGACATTCTGCGCTTCCATAAGGCCCACGGCCGCGCCCCACTGCACGGCGAGGGTCGTGACATCTTCGAGCGCTTGTATGCCGTGCGCCTGGATCAGCTACGCAAGTTGCCGGAAGCGCAAACCGTGCTGGCTTCTCTGGATAGTCCCGGCCTGCTTGCCGGTGCGATAGCGGCCTTGGCCAATGTAGATGACTTGGACGAAGACGCTTTGCTGGCCGAGTTGGGTATTGGCGATGAACCCGACGACCAAAACGACATCACCGTGCTGCGCCATGTACGTTCTAGCGTTGAAAAGCGCGCCGCAGAGGAAATCGCCGACCGCACGCCGTGTGCGGATTTTGACAAGTATCAACCGCTGTTCGAGCAGGTGGAGCGGGAGCTGAAGTCTGGCGTTCGCATAACGCGACGCTTCGGACGCGATACTAGCATTGCAGACGGGAACTACTTCATCGTCGGCGGGCAGCTCGCCTATGTGGCCGAAACCGGCGAAACCATCAAGGCTCCGAACGGCGAAAGCGATGCACGTCTGCGCGTCATCTACGCCAACGGCACGGAAAGCAACTTGCTGCGCCGCTCGCTACAACGGGCGCTCTACAAGGACGACACCGGCCGTCGCCTGACCGACCCGGACATGGGGCCGCTGTTTGGCGATGCGCCAGAGCCTGACGATATTGAAACGGGAACCATCTATGTGTTGCGTAGCCTGTCCAGCCACCCATTCATCGCCGAACACCGCGATCTGATCCACAAAATCGGCGTGACTGGTGGCAAGGTGGAGACCCGCATCGCAAGCGCGGAAAAGGATGCTACCTATCTGTTGGCCGACGTGGAGGTGGTCGCCACCTACAAGCTGCACAACCTGAACCGCACTAGGCTGGAAAACATCTTCCACCGATTATTCGGCGCAGCACAGATCGACTTGACCATCGAAGACCGCTTCGGCCATCCTGTCAAGCCGAGGGAATGGTTCCTGGTGCCGCTCCATGTGATTGACGAAGCGGTTCAGCGCATTCGGGACGGGTCAATTACCGATGTGATCTACGACCCTAAGACAGCCCAGTTGGTCGGTCAGGCTTAG
- a CDS encoding tyrosine-type recombinase/integrase translates to MVRKKSPSSQPSARRAMSDAGFLLDQIMEQERQVERRYDLPFRAPQKVITSLQQCTHCGQDIALMVFGDNARDEAGLQAYARLMDAPIRKTALPAYIITPPADPSSLENPSLLMKVYPVAEAPFWITPDEWLSLIDTMSDAHCKRLPPLPPAAALTTALPSSLPPALPTPASAAAVSLTAAQFHQLAAVPPALTWFANIDNPQTRRAYQNDLTEFMAFAGIAQPEQFRSVTRAHLLAWRKDLERRALAGATIRRKLAALSSLFEYLCEANAVTSNPVKGVKRPKMESQEGKTPAIGDHQARSLLDAPDATTLQGQRDRAILSTLLYHGLRRAELCALTVGDVQQRRGVPHLCVHGKGGKLRYVPLHPGTAELIHTYLQAVGHAGDAQGALFRPLKNNTSADDRASITADGVYKMLAGYAASLKIDVAGFGPHALRATAATNALDHDADIAKVQEWLGHANIATTRIYDRRKMRPEDSPTFKVSY, encoded by the coding sequence ATGGTTCGGAAAAAATCGCCTAGCAGTCAACCCAGCGCCCGCCGCGCCATGAGCGATGCGGGGTTCCTGCTCGATCAGATCATGGAACAGGAGCGGCAAGTCGAACGGCGCTACGATCTGCCTTTTCGCGCCCCGCAAAAAGTCATCACCAGCTTGCAGCAGTGTACCCATTGCGGCCAGGATATCGCCTTGATGGTGTTTGGCGATAACGCCCGTGACGAGGCCGGGCTGCAGGCGTATGCCAGATTGATGGATGCGCCGATCCGGAAGACCGCTCTACCCGCCTATATCATTACGCCCCCTGCCGATCCGAGTTCCCTGGAGAACCCGTCTTTATTGATGAAGGTTTATCCGGTTGCTGAAGCGCCGTTCTGGATCACCCCGGACGAATGGCTGAGCTTGATCGACACGATGAGCGATGCGCACTGCAAGCGGCTCCCGCCATTGCCGCCCGCCGCTGCTTTGACCACTGCTTTACCTTCTTCCTTGCCTCCTGCCCTGCCGACGCCGGCCAGTGCGGCAGCGGTGTCGCTGACGGCGGCGCAATTTCACCAACTGGCCGCCGTGCCGCCGGCGCTGACCTGGTTCGCCAATATCGACAATCCGCAAACGCGCCGCGCTTATCAAAACGATTTGACCGAGTTCATGGCGTTCGCCGGCATCGCGCAGCCGGAGCAATTTCGCAGCGTCACGCGGGCGCATTTGCTGGCCTGGCGCAAGGATTTGGAGCGGCGTGCGCTGGCCGGCGCGACGATCCGGCGCAAGCTGGCCGCGCTGTCGTCCCTATTTGAATATCTGTGCGAAGCCAATGCGGTAACGAGCAATCCGGTCAAGGGCGTCAAGCGCCCGAAGATGGAAAGCCAGGAAGGGAAAACGCCGGCCATCGGCGACCACCAGGCGCGCTCCCTGCTCGATGCGCCGGATGCCACCACGTTGCAGGGGCAGCGCGACCGCGCCATCCTGTCCACCCTGCTCTATCATGGCTTGCGCCGGGCCGAGCTGTGCGCGCTGACCGTTGGCGACGTGCAGCAGCGGCGCGGCGTTCCCCATTTGTGCGTCCACGGCAAGGGCGGCAAGCTGCGGTATGTGCCGCTGCATCCCGGCACCGCCGAGCTGATCCACACGTATTTGCAGGCGGTCGGCCACGCCGGCGACGCCCAAGGGGCGCTATTCCGGCCGTTGAAGAACAACACCAGCGCCGATGATCGCGCTTCGATCACCGCCGATGGCGTGTACAAGATGCTGGCCGGCTATGCGGCGTCGTTGAAAATCGATGTCGCCGGCTTCGGGCCGCACGCGCTGCGCGCCACGGCCGCCACCAATGCGCTCGATCATGATGCCGACATCGCCAAGGTGCAAGAGTGGCTTGGACACGCCAACATTGCGACCACTCGAATTTATGATCGGCGAAAAATGCGGCCGGAGGATAGCCCGACGTTCAAGGTGTCATACTAA
- a CDS encoding DEAD/DEAH box helicase — MNEKTSNPTNSYTVPSVSIATARTGASSKANVLGMRAMQERAYAKRGEQYLLIKSPPASGKSRALMFIALDKLNNQGLQQAIVVVPERSIGSSFADEPLSQYGFYWDWQVASQWNLCNAPGVDEVKVAKSKVKAVGEFLASTDKVLVCTHATFRFAVEELGVQAFDNRLIAIDEFHHVSSNPDNKLGSQLGAFIARDKIHLVAMTGSYFRGDSEAVLGPADEAKFETITYTYYEQLNGYQWLKSLDIGYFFYTGPYVNAISKVLDPALKTIVHIPNVNARESLKDKQREVDEIMHGLGEWKGVDPITGFHLVLACDGRTLKVADLVDDSYPARRSKVLTALKDPVQKNNRDNVDVIIALGMAKEGFDWIWCEHALTIGYRSSLTEIVQIIGRATRDAEGKERSRFTNLIAEPAAEQSAVAEAVNDMLKAISASLLMEQVLAPRYEFTPKNNGPKTGFDYGEEGYKDDGHNIGVNKDTGQIHVEINGLATPQSPEATRICKEDLNEVLTSFLQDKTVLERGLFDKENTLPEELTQLRMGKIVRERYPDLIEADQEAIRQHAIAAMNITQQAKLALAQADANGGGTAQGNTALLDGVRKFVNVRDLDIDLIDRINPFDAAYAVLAKAMDEKSLRQVQASIAAKKLSIPEDEARELARRALQFKHERGRLPEINSADAWEKRMAEGVAALARYRAQVKAAQAQGESGNG, encoded by the coding sequence GTGAACGAGAAAACCAGTAACCCGACCAATTCCTACACCGTTCCATCGGTGTCCATCGCCACGGCGCGCACAGGTGCATCCAGCAAGGCCAATGTGCTGGGCATGCGCGCAATGCAGGAGCGCGCCTATGCCAAGCGCGGCGAGCAGTATCTGCTGATTAAATCGCCACCGGCTTCAGGCAAGTCCCGTGCGCTGATGTTCATCGCGCTGGATAAGCTCAATAACCAGGGCTTGCAGCAGGCCATTGTCGTGGTGCCGGAGCGTTCCATTGGTAGCAGCTTTGCCGATGAGCCACTGAGCCAATACGGCTTCTATTGGGATTGGCAGGTGGCCTCGCAGTGGAACCTGTGCAATGCTCCTGGGGTGGACGAAGTGAAGGTTGCCAAGTCCAAGGTCAAGGCCGTGGGCGAGTTCCTTGCCAGCACCGACAAGGTGCTGGTCTGCACCCATGCCACCTTCCGCTTTGCGGTGGAAGAGTTGGGTGTCCAAGCATTCGATAACCGTCTGATCGCCATCGACGAGTTTCACCACGTCTCCAGCAACCCGGACAACAAGCTGGGTAGCCAGTTGGGCGCGTTCATCGCTCGCGACAAGATTCATCTGGTGGCCATGACTGGCTCTTACTTTCGTGGCGACAGCGAGGCGGTGTTGGGTCCGGCAGATGAGGCCAAATTCGAAACGATCACTTACACTTACTACGAACAGCTCAACGGCTACCAATGGCTCAAGTCGCTGGACATCGGCTACTTCTTTTACACAGGTCCTTACGTTAATGCTATCTCCAAGGTGTTGGACCCGGCACTTAAAACCATCGTCCATATTCCCAATGTAAATGCCCGCGAAAGCCTGAAAGACAAGCAGCGCGAAGTCGATGAAATCATGCACGGCTTGGGCGAATGGAAAGGCGTTGACCCCATCACTGGCTTCCATTTGGTATTGGCCTGTGATGGTCGTACCCTGAAAGTAGCGGACTTGGTGGACGACAGCTATCCGGCCAGACGTTCTAAGGTGCTCACTGCATTGAAAGACCCAGTGCAAAAGAATAACCGCGACAATGTAGATGTCATCATTGCGCTTGGCATGGCGAAGGAAGGCTTTGACTGGATTTGGTGCGAACATGCACTGACTATTGGCTACCGCAGCAGCCTGACCGAAATAGTGCAGATCATTGGCCGCGCCACCCGAGATGCCGAGGGTAAGGAACGATCGCGCTTCACCAACCTAATCGCCGAACCAGCGGCCGAACAATCCGCTGTTGCCGAAGCGGTTAACGACATGCTCAAAGCCATTTCCGCCAGCCTTTTGATGGAACAGGTGCTGGCCCCACGCTACGAGTTTACGCCAAAGAACAACGGCCCGAAGACAGGTTTTGATTACGGAGAGGAAGGTTACAAGGACGACGGCCACAACATCGGGGTGAACAAGGACACGGGTCAAATTCACGTGGAGATCAACGGGCTGGCAACGCCGCAAAGCCCTGAGGCCACGCGCATTTGCAAGGAGGACTTGAACGAAGTTCTCACCAGTTTCTTGCAGGATAAAACTGTGTTGGAGCGCGGCCTGTTCGACAAGGAAAACACCCTGCCCGAAGAACTTACCCAACTCCGCATGGGCAAGATCGTGCGGGAGCGTTACCCGGACTTGATCGAGGCCGACCAGGAGGCCATTCGACAACACGCCATCGCCGCCATGAACATCACGCAGCAAGCCAAGTTGGCGTTGGCCCAGGCCGATGCCAACGGCGGCGGCACGGCGCAGGGCAATACGGCGTTGCTGGATGGGGTGCGCAAGTTCGTCAATGTGCGTGATCTGGACATTGATCTGATCGACCGCATCAATCCCTTCGATGCTGCCTATGCAGTGCTGGCGAAAGCGATGGATGAGAAATCGCTGCGCCAGGTGCAGGCCAGCATTGCCGCCAAGAAGCTGAGTATTCCTGAAGATGAAGCTCGCGAGCTGGCAAGACGCGCCTTGCAGTTCAAACACGAGCGTGGCCGTCTGCCAGAAATAAATTCCGCCGATGCTTGGGAAAAACGTATGGCCGAAGGCGTGGCCGCGCTGGCACGCTACCGTGCGCAGGTCAAGGCGGCACAGGCGCAGGGAGAGTCCGGTAATGGCTGA
- a CDS encoding class I SAM-dependent DNA methyltransferase — translation MNAVEIEAAISELSFQPFDAAEFPFAFLAAFGHKDTALKRLRAGNNNASDVSGGVLQRNNIHIAVCEAGTVGETLKALRASLATTKAKAKFILASDGQTLEAEELVSGETIACDYPDFPNHFGFFLPLAGISTIKEIKDNPIDVRATGRLNKLYVELLNENPGWAKEARRADMNHFMARLVFCFFAEDTDIFNGEGLFTKTVEQMSERDGSNTHEVLETIFRAMNIKVVERADAEPRLPNWANGFPYVNGGLFSGSTEVPRFTRIARTYLLHTGNLNWKQINPDIFGSMIQAVADDEERGALGMHYTSVPNILKVLNPLFLDDLRAQLVEADDNKIKLLNLRKRMARIRVFDPACGSGNFLVIAYKQMREIESEINRRRGELQLGSEIPLTNYRGIELRDFPAEIARLALIIAEFQCDVLYRGQKDALAEFLPLDAQNWIVCGNALRLDWLSVCPPTGLGVKLVADDLFCTPLNQSEIDFTNEGGETYICGNPPYLGSREQDKSHKDDLKQVFQGQAENWKALDYVCGWFMKAAEYGKATNSATAFVTTNSVCQGQQVPLLWPLIFATGTEIFFAHTSFKWSNLASHNAGVTVVIVGLTRQPTGDRKLFSVSDDGETAVKKTPTINAYLAPAKNVELSPSNFPLGEQANMQKGNYPVDGGCLLLSHSEVEKLNLTYKQEQKFIRPFVGSSEIIHGSQRFCLWIEDADLAEAEAIESVNERIEGVRRMRLSSKKEATQKSAQTPHRFDEIRQTGSESYAIGVPVHSSENREWLPVDLLSYPTIVYGSAFALFDAPVWNMALIASRLHLAWVATVCGKLETRYRYSNTLGWNTFPVPLLTEQNKADMTACAEEILLAREVHFPATIADLYDPDNMPDNLRRAHERNDEVLERIYIGRRFKNDTERLEKLFDLYTKMTAAKAKPAMKATRGKKT, via the coding sequence ATGAATGCAGTAGAAATCGAAGCAGCCATATCGGAATTATCTTTTCAGCCATTCGACGCCGCAGAATTCCCGTTCGCGTTCTTGGCCGCTTTCGGCCATAAGGACACGGCCCTCAAACGCCTGCGTGCAGGCAACAACAACGCTTCGGATGTGTCAGGTGGCGTGCTCCAGCGCAACAACATCCATATTGCAGTGTGCGAAGCTGGCACCGTGGGCGAAACCCTCAAGGCATTGCGCGCCAGCTTGGCCACCACAAAAGCCAAGGCTAAGTTCATTCTCGCCTCCGACGGGCAAACCCTGGAGGCCGAAGAGCTGGTCAGCGGTGAAACTATCGCCTGTGACTATCCAGACTTTCCCAACCACTTTGGCTTTTTCCTGCCGCTGGCAGGCATCTCCACCATCAAGGAGATCAAGGACAACCCCATCGATGTACGTGCCACCGGGCGGCTGAACAAGCTGTACGTCGAGCTGCTGAACGAGAACCCAGGCTGGGCCAAAGAGGCGCGCCGTGCCGACATGAACCATTTCATGGCCCGGTTGGTGTTTTGCTTCTTTGCAGAAGACACCGACATCTTCAATGGCGAGGGGCTGTTCACCAAAACCGTGGAACAAATGAGCGAGCGTGACGGCTCCAACACCCATGAAGTGCTGGAAACTATCTTCCGCGCCATGAACATCAAGGTTGTCGAGCGCGCCGATGCCGAGCCTCGTTTGCCGAACTGGGCAAATGGTTTCCCGTATGTGAATGGCGGCCTTTTCTCCGGCAGCACCGAAGTACCCCGTTTCACGCGCATAGCGCGTACTTACCTGCTGCACACCGGCAACCTGAACTGGAAACAAATCAACCCGGACATCTTCGGCAGCATGATCCAGGCCGTGGCCGACGACGAAGAGCGCGGCGCGTTGGGCATGCATTACACCAGCGTGCCCAATATCCTGAAGGTGTTGAATCCCTTGTTCCTCGATGACCTGCGCGCGCAGTTAGTCGAGGCCGATGACAACAAGATCAAGCTGTTGAACCTGCGCAAGCGCATGGCGCGCATTCGTGTGTTCGATCCAGCCTGCGGCTCCGGCAACTTCTTGGTCATCGCCTACAAACAGATGCGCGAGATCGAGTCGGAAATCAATCGCCGCCGGGGAGAACTGCAGCTAGGAAGCGAAATTCCGCTGACCAACTACCGTGGCATCGAGTTGCGCGATTTTCCAGCAGAGATTGCGCGCCTGGCGCTCATCATTGCCGAGTTTCAGTGCGATGTGCTGTATCGCGGGCAGAAAGATGCGCTGGCAGAGTTTTTGCCGCTGGATGCGCAGAACTGGATCGTTTGCGGCAACGCGCTGCGACTGGATTGGTTGAGCGTCTGCCCGCCCACTGGTTTGGGGGTCAAGCTGGTGGCGGATGATTTGTTTTGCACGCCGCTCAATCAATCGGAAATCGATTTCACGAATGAAGGTGGAGAAACGTATATTTGCGGCAATCCGCCTTACTTAGGTAGCCGGGAGCAAGATAAATCGCATAAGGACGATCTTAAGCAGGTATTCCAAGGACAAGCCGAAAATTGGAAGGCTCTTGATTATGTTTGCGGATGGTTCATGAAAGCCGCTGAGTACGGAAAAGCCACAAATTCAGCGACCGCTTTCGTGACAACTAATTCTGTTTGTCAAGGCCAGCAAGTGCCATTGCTTTGGCCTTTAATCTTCGCCACAGGAACGGAAATTTTCTTCGCTCATACTAGCTTCAAGTGGTCTAATCTTGCGAGTCATAATGCTGGAGTTACGGTTGTAATTGTAGGATTAACACGCCAGCCTACCGGCGATAGAAAGCTCTTCTCCGTATCAGATGACGGAGAGACTGCTGTCAAAAAAACTCCCACCATTAATGCGTATTTGGCTCCAGCGAAAAATGTTGAACTTTCACCATCAAATTTCCCGCTTGGTGAGCAGGCCAATATGCAAAAAGGAAACTATCCAGTGGATGGTGGATGCTTACTCCTATCTCATTCGGAAGTGGAGAAGCTAAATCTTACTTACAAACAAGAGCAAAAATTCATTCGTCCATTCGTTGGGTCGTCAGAAATCATTCATGGTTCACAACGCTTTTGCCTTTGGATTGAAGACGCCGACCTAGCTGAAGCCGAGGCAATTGAGTCTGTAAATGAGCGAATTGAAGGCGTCAGGCGGATGAGGCTTTCAAGTAAAAAAGAAGCAACACAAAAGTCGGCACAAACTCCACATAGATTCGATGAAATTAGGCAGACAGGTAGTGAGTCTTATGCAATCGGGGTTCCAGTCCATTCGTCTGAGAATCGAGAGTGGCTCCCTGTAGATTTATTGTCTTATCCAACGATAGTTTATGGAAGTGCTTTTGCTCTCTTTGATGCTCCAGTATGGAACATGGCTCTTATCGCCTCCCGCCTCCACCTAGCTTGGGTAGCAACAGTCTGCGGCAAGCTAGAAACGCGCTATCGCTACTCCAACACCCTTGGCTGGAACACCTTCCCTGTTCCACTGCTCACCGAGCAGAATAAGGCTGACATGACCGCCTGCGCCGAGGAAATCCTGCTGGCGCGCGAAGTACATTTTCCCGCCACCATTGCCGACCTCTACGACCCAGACAATATGCCAGACAACTTGCGCCGCGCCCACGAGCGCAACGACGAAGTACTGGAACGCATCTACATCGGACGTCGCTTCAAGAACGACACAGAGAGGCTAGAAAAACTGTTTGATCTTTATACGAAGATGACAGCGGCCAAAGCCAAGCCCGCAATGAAAGCAACAAGAGGAAAGAAGACGTGA
- a CDS encoding YfbU family protein, producing the protein MATKSERFELRIDEEQLSRVDEWANEQSDHPTRAEAIRRLVNLGLSSGSSRAVHFSDGEKMLILMMGDLFKSLKIKDPESNPDFLAKVIYGGHYWAPKWDMQGVFHDHVDNPRDVSHVVDVLDMWSFIEEAYERLTPAQKNTIMEEVGTWATDVKFHGFDGNNESSQMSIAGFLVDKMNRFTRFKDRDLNSHCETYSRYRRMFNAFEPMRVSLVGGGLSVQQLVTLLKV; encoded by the coding sequence ATGGCAACGAAATCTGAACGTTTCGAGCTGCGGATCGATGAAGAGCAGCTCTCCAGAGTTGACGAGTGGGCAAACGAGCAATCTGATCACCCAACGCGAGCAGAAGCGATTCGCAGGCTTGTGAATCTTGGTTTGTCGTCAGGATCGAGCAGAGCCGTACATTTCAGCGATGGAGAGAAGATGCTCATCCTGATGATGGGCGATCTCTTCAAATCTCTAAAGATCAAGGACCCTGAGTCGAATCCCGACTTCTTGGCGAAAGTCATCTACGGTGGACACTATTGGGCACCGAAGTGGGACATGCAAGGTGTTTTCCACGATCACGTGGACAACCCACGCGATGTGAGTCACGTCGTTGATGTTCTCGATATGTGGTCATTCATCGAAGAAGCGTACGAACGGCTCACCCCAGCTCAGAAAAATACGATCATGGAGGAAGTCGGGACGTGGGCGACCGATGTAAAATTTCACGGCTTCGACGGCAACAATGAATCAAGCCAAATGAGCATTGCCGGCTTTCTCGTGGACAAGATGAACAGATTTACTCGATTCAAGGATCGAGACTTGAATTCGCACTGCGAAACCTATAGCCGTTATCGCCGCATGTTTAACGCTTTTGAACCAATGCGCGTAAGCCTGGTAGGGGGAGGCCTTAGCGTGCAGCAACTTGTTACTTTGCTTAAGGTGTAG
- a CDS encoding AAA family ATPase translates to MLKKIIGIKNVGRFRNSASSGDTTLAKHAFIVGANGFGKTTICAVLRSLKTGDAEHVLGRKTLGVTDTATIELLLSSGAVRFNGTAWDTVHPAIAVFDGVFVAENVHSGEVVDIDHKRNLYRVIIGDAGVKLAEEDAKLAGESRAKTAEISAIAKALQPHVPTGTKLDAFIVVQNVSDIDNQIAAQELKLTATRQAAGIASRAVLSELVLPPLPGGFTDLLAMTIDDIGQDAEQRINAHLAAHGMEADGGDWIVKGIDHAAEESCPFCGQDIHGLPLITAYRAVFSERYKALGTAISTMKTEIGQAFGDTALARLETTAEQLKSGIEFWGRYCAFDVAPLAYPDGLADAIRGLSQSALSLLDSKARAPLDAVKVDEAFTKSFAAYAAIQDKAAIVNQAIRQVNTLATAKKAETGAADIRVDEAELARFNAIKTRNSAAVTALCDDHKRFSGEKEDIDTRKAAVRGKLDKHTSDVVTPYERSINQYLDGFNAGFSITETKHGYPGGVASSTYQLVINDTAVDVGDGKTPGSMPSFKNTLSAGDRSTLALAFFLAHLERDDELASKIVVFDDPFNSQDAFRRRQTIHEIMKVAGKCAQIIVLSHDVTFMKQIWDKCPVAERAAMAIADHRKLGSKITPIDFEKACQGRTANDIDDLQTYLSNGAGQHLDIIRKMRVVLETYAHTTYSASFDANDWLGVIVGKIRDGGASHPVHAIYDELDQINDYTKQYHHGEDAQDITPDQIDPAELTGYTKRTLRIVNALEA, encoded by the coding sequence ATGCTCAAAAAAATTATCGGCATTAAAAATGTCGGCAGGTTCCGCAATTCAGCTTCCAGCGGCGATACGACGCTAGCCAAGCATGCATTTATTGTTGGCGCGAACGGCTTTGGAAAAACCACCATATGCGCGGTTCTGCGTTCGCTCAAGACGGGCGACGCGGAGCATGTGCTTGGACGGAAAACCTTGGGCGTGACGGACACGGCAACCATTGAATTGCTGTTGAGCAGCGGCGCAGTTCGTTTCAACGGAACCGCTTGGGATACTGTTCATCCTGCCATAGCTGTTTTTGATGGTGTTTTCGTTGCCGAGAATGTCCATTCAGGCGAAGTCGTCGATATCGACCACAAGCGGAATCTTTACCGGGTCATCATTGGCGATGCTGGCGTGAAGCTGGCAGAAGAGGATGCGAAGCTGGCAGGCGAGAGCCGTGCCAAAACCGCCGAGATAAGCGCCATCGCGAAGGCGCTTCAGCCGCACGTTCCGACTGGCACGAAGCTAGACGCTTTCATTGTCGTGCAAAATGTCAGCGACATCGACAACCAGATTGCCGCGCAGGAGTTGAAATTGACGGCAACCCGTCAAGCCGCAGGCATCGCCTCTCGGGCCGTCTTGTCGGAGCTGGTTTTGCCACCCCTGCCGGGAGGCTTCACTGATTTGCTGGCAATGACTATTGATGACATCGGCCAAGACGCGGAGCAACGCATCAATGCACACCTGGCGGCGCACGGTATGGAAGCTGATGGCGGCGACTGGATCGTGAAAGGCATTGACCATGCGGCAGAGGAGTCTTGCCCATTCTGCGGTCAGGATATTCACGGTTTGCCGCTCATTACTGCTTACCGGGCCGTATTCAGCGAGCGCTACAAAGCCTTGGGGACGGCCATTTCCACGATGAAAACAGAAATCGGACAGGCGTTCGGCGATACGGCCTTGGCCCGGTTGGAAACGACTGCCGAACAGCTTAAAAGCGGCATCGAATTTTGGGGCCGGTACTGCGCGTTTGATGTGGCACCTCTTGCTTATCCAGATGGACTTGCCGATGCAATCCGTGGTTTGTCCCAATCCGCCCTATCCTTGCTCGATAGCAAGGCGCGCGCGCCGCTTGATGCGGTCAAGGTGGACGAGGCTTTCACCAAGTCTTTTGCAGCGTATGCGGCGATACAGGACAAGGCCGCCATCGTGAATCAGGCTATCCGTCAGGTTAATACGTTGGCAACTGCCAAGAAGGCCGAAACGGGTGCGGCGGACATTCGCGTGGACGAAGCCGAACTTGCCAGATTCAATGCCATCAAGACGCGGAACAGTGCGGCGGTAACGGCGCTGTGTGACGACCACAAGCGGTTTTCTGGTGAAAAGGAGGACATTGATACTCGGAAGGCCGCAGTTCGCGGAAAGCTCGACAAGCACACCAGCGACGTAGTGACGCCATACGAACGCAGCATCAATCAGTACCTTGACGGTTTCAACGCCGGATTTTCGATCACAGAAACGAAACATGGCTACCCTGGCGGCGTTGCCAGTTCTACTTATCAGCTTGTCATCAATGATACTGCTGTTGATGTCGGCGACGGCAAGACGCCCGGCAGCATGCCTAGCTTTAAGAATACCTTGAGCGCTGGCGATCGCTCGACGCTCGCTCTCGCTTTTTTTCTGGCCCACCTTGAACGTGACGACGAACTTGCCAGCAAGATTGTGGTGTTCGATGATCCATTCAACAGTCAAGACGCTTTCCGCCGCCGCCAGACGATCCACGAAATCATGAAGGTAGCGGGCAAATGCGCTCAAATAATTGTCCTGTCGCATGACGTGACATTCATGAAGCAGATTTGGGATAAATGCCCGGTTGCCGAGAGGGCGGCAATGGCCATCGCGGATCATCGCAAGCTCGGCTCAAAAATTACACCGATTGATTTTGAAAAAGCGTGTCAGGGCCGGACGGCGAACGATATTGATGACTTGCAAACTTACCTATCCAATGGCGCAGGGCAGCACCTCGACATCATCCGAAAAATGCGCGTGGTGCTTGAAACTTATGCCCACACTACTTATTCGGCCAGTTTTGATGCCAATGATTGGCTTGGCGTGATTGTCGGAAAAATTCGTGACGGCGGCGCGAGTCATCCAGTGCACGCTATTTATGATGAATTGGATCAAATTAATGACTATACCAAGCAATATCATCACGGTGAGGACGCGCAGGACATTACGCCTGACCAGATTGATCCGGCAGAGCTAACCGGCTACACCAAACGGACGCTGCGGATCGTGAACGCGCTGGAAGCGTGA
- a CDS encoding KTSC domain-containing protein → MDMIRVNSSAISAVGYDPNTRQMQIKFKQGHTYSFCHVPQSIFDGLLSAGSKGAYYDRHIRDKYHC, encoded by the coding sequence ATGGACATGATTCGCGTCAACTCAAGTGCAATAAGTGCCGTCGGCTACGATCCGAACACACGGCAAATGCAAATCAAGTTTAAACAAGGCCATACCTATAGCTTCTGCCATGTGCCGCAAAGCATTTTTGACGGGCTGCTTTCCGCTGGCTCCAAGGGTGCTTATTACGACCGCCATATACGGGACAAATATCATTGTTAA